A segment of the Streptomyces sp. NBC_01235 genome:
GGCCCAGCGCGGGTCCTCGACCAGGTTGTAGCAGGACTGCGCGAAGGCGGCCGGGTTGGCGGCGGCCTGGGCGAAGCCGCCGGACCAGGTCCAGCCGCCGAAGGACCACAGCACCTTGATGTTCGGGTACTTGGCCTTCAGCTGGCGCAGCTGGTTGAAGTTGCCGCGCAGCGGCTGGTCCCAGGTGTCGGCGACGCCGCTGACGGACTGGTCGGCGGTGAAGGCCTTGTCGTAGTCGGCGTAGGAGTCGCCGATCGCGCACTGGCCGCCCGTGACGTTGCCGAAGGCGTAGTTGATGTGCGTGATCTTCGCGGCCGAGCCGGACGTCACCAGGTTCTTGACGTTGTAGTTGCGGCCGTAGATGCCCCACTCGGTGAAGTAACCGAGTTTCACCTTGTTCCCGGTGGACGGGGGAGTGGTGCCGCCGCCGGTGGTGTGGACCGCGACCGCTGCGCTGACCGGGCCGCTCTGGTCGGCGGTGTCGCGGGCCTGGACGGTGTAGGAGTAGTCGGTGCCGGCGGCCAGGCCGGTGTCCGTGTACGAGGTCGTCGTGACGGTGGCGACCTTGGTGCCGTCGCGCAGGACGTCGTAGCTCTTGACGCCCTTGTCGTCGGTGGCGGCGGACCAGGTCAGCTTCACCGAGGTGTCGGTGACGGCGGAGGCGGTGGGGGTGCCGGGAGCGGAGGGGGAGGCGTCGCCCGGGACGGTGGTGCCGTCGCAACTGTCGCCGTTGAGCTTGCAGTTGGAGGGCGAACCGGCGCCGGCGCCGTTGAAGCCGAAGGAGACGGACGCGCCGGGGGCGATGGAGCCGTTGTAGGACTTGTTCTTGGCGGTCCAGTGGGTGGCGGAGGACGTGACGTCGGCGTCCCAGGCGGAGGTGACGGACGTGCCGGCGGGGAAGTCCCACTCGACGGTCCATGAGCTGATGGCGGTGGCACCGGTGTTCTTCACCGTCCACCTGCCCTCGAAGCCGGTGCCCCAGTCCGAGGCCTTGGTGTAGGTGGCGGTGGCGGTGCTCGCGGCCTGGGCGGGGCTCGCGAGGCCGACCAGGCCGGCCAGCGGGAGCAACAGCGTCGCGAACCCTGCCGCGGCTCTGTGTCTGAAGCGCATTCTGCGCCTCCTCGGGGGGAGTTGGGGGGCGCGACTGAGCCTTCACGCCCACAGTGCCGCGAGAATAGAAAGGTCTGGACCACGGGTCAATAGGTCTGGACCACTCTCGTCGGCGGTGTGCCGGACAGACCCTAGATCCCCAACTCCTGTGCCAGCACCGCCGCTTGCACCCGGCTGCGCAGCTCCAGCTTCCCCAGCAGCCTGCTGACGTGCGTCTTCACCGTCGCCTCAGCCATGTCCAGCCGCTTCGCGATCCCCGCGTTGGACATCCCCTCGCCGAGACAGGCCAGCACCTCGCGCTCGCGCCGGGTGAGGGTGTCGAGGACGGCGGGGTCGGCCCTCGGCTCCCGTACCGGCTTCGCGGCGAACTCGGCGATCAGCCGACGCGTCACGGCCGGGGCGATCAGCCCTTCCCCGCCCGCCACCGTGCGGACGGCCGTCAGCAGATCCCTCGCCTCCGTGTTCTTCAGCAGGAACCCGGCCGCACCGGCCCGCAGTGCCCCGAACACATACGCGTCGAGGTCGAACGTGGTCAGCACCAGGACGTCGGCGAGACCCTCCTCGACGACCTTCCGGGTCGCCGACACCCCGTCGAGCCGCGGCATCTGAACGTCCATCAGCACCAGGTCGGGCCGTAGCTCGCGGGCCAGCGCCACCGCCTGCTCCCCGTCCGCCGCCTCGCCGACCACCTCGATGTCGGGCGCGCTGCGCAGGATGAGGACGAGCCCGGCGCGCACGGCGGACTGGTCCTCGGCGACCAGGACCCGGATGGCGGAGCTCATGCGGGCTCTCCTTCCACGAGGGGGAACGTGGCACGTACCGTCCAGCGGGAGCCCTCCGGCCCGGCGTCGAACGTGCCGCCCAGCAGCGCCGCCCGCTCCCGCATCCCGACGAGCCCGGCGCCCGAACCCGGGGCGCGGGGCCCGTCCCGGTGGCCGTAGGGGCTCAGCACCCGCACGTCGAGCACACCGTCGCGCTGCGCGAGGGCGACGGTGACCCGGCCGGGGCACGCGTGCTTCAGCGCGTTGGTCAGCGACTCCTGGACGATCCGGTAGGCGGCCAGTTCGACGGGGGCGGGGACCTGGCGGTGCTCCGCGTCGAGGCTGACGTCCAGGCCGTTGGCGCGGGCGCCGTCGACCAGGGCCTCCAGGCCGTCGAGGGTGGGGGCCGCGGCCGGCTCGTTGTCCCCACTGCCGTCGCGCAGGATCCCGATCAGCCGCCGCATCTCCGCCAGCCCCTCGACGCTGTTCTCGCGGATCACCGACAGGGCCTGCTGGGAGGTGTCCGGGTCGTCGAGGGAGAGGGCCGCCGTCGAGTGGATGGCGATCGCGGAGAGGTGGTTGGCGACCATGTCGTGCAACTCCCTTGCCATTCGCGCCCGTTCGGTCGTGACGGCCTGGGCGCGGTCCATCTCCGCGAGCAGCGCGGTCTGTTCGGCCCGCAGCCGGGCTGCCTCGGCGGCGTCCCGGTGGTTGCGCACGATCCAGCCGGTGGCGGCCGGCCCGTACGCCACGACGCCGACGACCACGCCGATCAGCAGTGCCTCCGGCACCCGCCACACCGCGAACGGCACCAGTGTCCCCGCGACCGTGAGCAGTCCGGTGATCCACTGGATACGGCGGGCCGACGCGAGCGGGCCGTACAGGACGGCCGCGTACATGACGTCGGTGAACATCAGGACGGTGGACACGTTGCCCTGGGTCGCGAGGTCCGCGGTGATCGCGACCGTGCCGGTCAGCAGGGCCGCGCGCGGGGCCGTCCGGCGCATCAACTCGCAGCCGGCCAGCACCGTGAGCGGTACCAGGACGGGCCAGGGGCCGTCGAACAGCGTGATCGGATCGTCGGACCGCCGCGTGCCCAGACGGCTGACGACCAGCAACAGGCCGCCGAGCAGCCCGCCGGCCGCGACGTACACGTCGAAGCGGTGCGGGCGGGGCAGTCGGTGCAGTTCTCGGACAGCCATGCCCTCCATCCAACACGCCCCGCGCCCCGTCCGCCTGCTCCCCTGGAACGGTCCCCAACTGCATCTTTCGATGTACCGCGAGTTCGTCACCGCCGACGACGAGAGGCGCTTTCCCGCACGGGAGCCTGGGAGGGTGAGCGAGAGGAGCGAACCGTGGTCGTCGGACTGATCATCGCCTGCGAGGTGGCCTTCTGGGTGCTGCTGGCCGCCGGACTGGCCTTCCGGTACGTGTTCCGGATGCCGCGAGCGGGCCTGGCCCTGCTGCTGTGCGAGCCGCTGCTGGAGGTCGTGCTGTTCGCCGTGACCGCGATCGACCTCAGATACGGCGCCGAGCCGGACTGGCGGCACGGCCTCGCCGCCGTCTACATCGGCTTCACCGTGGGCCTCGGCCACTCCACGATCAAGTGGGCCGACGCCCGCGTCGCCCACCGCTTCGCCGGCGGCCCGCCGCCCGTGCGTCCGCCGAAGTACGGCACGGCCCGCGCCGTCCATGAGTGGAAGGTCGCGGGCCGCTGGATCCTCGCCGCGCTGGTCGCCATGGCCCTGCTCCAGGCAGCCGTCGGGTACGTCGGCGACGACGGCGACATCGGCTCGCTGCGGGCGTGGCAGCAGCGGATGCTCTTCGTCATCGGTATCAACGTCGTCATCGCGGGGAGCTACACCCTGTTCCCGAAGCGGCGACCGAAGGACGGCCCGAAGGACGGCCCGGAACAGGAACCGGCCAAGATGCGCTGAGCGCTCCGCTGCGGATCCGGTGGTCACCCACGGGTCCGCTGTGGCCGGTCGTGCCCACGCGGCGGAGCCGCACATGTCACAGCCCCGTGCCCCTTTGGGGCGCGGCCGAACCGCAGTGGATTTCGCCGGACCCGCTCAGCGTTCGCCGCCAGGCACCCACAGGACGTCGCCGACCGCCTTGTTGGCCGTGCGGGCCAGGATGAACAGCAGGTCCGAGAGGCGGTTGAGGTAGGTCGCGGTGAGCGGGTTCATGCTGCCATCTCCTCCTTCGGCGCCGTGCGCCTCCAGCGCCGCCCAGGTGGAGCGTTCGGCCCGGCGGACGACCGTGCAGGCCTGGTGGAGCAGGGCCGCGCCCGGGGTGCCGCCGGGGAGGATGAACGAGCGGAGCTTCTCGAGCCGCTCGTTGAAGTGGTCGCAGTCCGCCTCCAGACGGTCGATGTAGAACTGCTCGACCCTCAGGGGAGGGAACTCGGGGTTGTCCACCACCGGCGTCGAAAGGTCCGCGCCCACGTCGAACAAGTCGTTCTGGACGCGGGTGAGAACTTTGACGAGCTCCTCGTCCAGTCCGCCCAGCGCGAGCGCCGTGCCGATGGCCGCGTTCGCCTCGTTGGCGTCGGCGTACGCGGCGATCCGGAGGTCGGTCTTGGCGACCCGGCTCATGTCGCCGAGGGCGGTCGTGCCCTGGTCGCCGGTTCTGGTGTAGATGCGCGTCAGATTGACCATGCCGCCAATCTAGACCGTCTCCGACGATGCGTTCCGTTCCCTTCGTCACTGCTGCCGGCACCTGGTCACTACGGGGCCAATCATTGTGAATCGGACAGGAATTGGCGACGTGACCGGCGTCTCACGCCGTGAGACGTGAAACGCGTTACTAACCGGTCACACAGAGCCTCGCGCCCGCTAATCTCCCGCCGAGAGGCATACGGACAGGCAACCGGACCGGCTGCGCCGGATGGTTGACGCCGGTGACATCGGACGCGTGAGCGGGCAGGGCTTCTACAGCACCGAAACCGCACAGGCCCCACGGGCCTCACCCTTGCGGGTGAATTCGGTATCGGTTCGCTCACAGACGGCAACCTTCGACCGCCTCGCGCAGTCAGAGGTTCAGTCAGAGGTTGCAACATCGGACACCACCGCGGAGCACGAGACGCACGCTTAGGGGAGCGCTATGCACATCAGGGGCGACCACGTCGAGCTGGTCGTCGGGGGCCGCCTCGACGTCCGCAGCGCGGCGGACGCCCGTACGGTCCTGCATACGGCCGTCGACGACGGAGTCGGCGACCTGGTGCTCGACCTGTCCGAGCTGAACTCCTGGGACGCCACCGGACTCGGCGTCATCATGGGCGTCCACCGACGGGCCGGCCGCTGCGGCCGACGTCTGGTGCTGCGTGGCGTACCGCCGCAGATGCAACGCCTGCTGGTGGCCACCCGGTTGCACCGGATCCTCGCGATCGAGGGCGGCATCGGCGTGGAGTCCCTGCCCCGGGTGTGACCCGCAAGGGGCGTGGCCTGCGGCGGGAAACGTGCGACGGGCGCAACGCGACCGGCGCAATCCTCACGAGACTGTGACCCTTCGGGCGGCCCGGCACCCCGGGCTGTCGTAGATACTGTGCGAAGGTTTACGGTTCGTCTGCCCGCCGCCCTCAGCCTTCGAGCGGGCACCGGACCAGAAGCGACAGCGCAGTGTGCAGCAAGGCCGGGAGGGGCTACCGCCACACGACGCTTTTGGGGGGCTTGACCTATGGACCCGAACACCCGGGGACCCGAGGAGTACGGCCGCGACGGCGAAGGCCAAGCGCCGCGCCCGCGCCCGTCCAGGGACCCCCTCACACCCGACTTCGGCCAGCACACGCCGGCCCTGGCCCGCACGGTGCGGCTCGTCGTCGGCGCACACCTGCTCACGGTCAACCCGGTCGACGGCAGCGAGATAGAACTCTGCCCGCCCACCGAGCGACCGGAACGGCCCGCGAAGCGCACCCCCGAGCAGCGCGCCGAGGCCGAGCGCGCCGCCCGGCCGCCCGCCCCAGCCGGAGCCGCCGCCCGGTCCGCGCAGCCGCTCCTGGGCCGCCAGGACGAACGCGAACAGCTGGTCCGCCTCCTCGCCCGCGGCCGCTCCGTCCGCCTCACCGGCGCCCCCGGCTCCGGCCGCACCAGCCTCCTCGACCTCGTCGCCGAGGACTGCGAGGACCTCGCCCCCGACGGCGTCGTCCGACTCACCGGCCTCGGCCGCACCACGGCCGACCTGCTGCACGACCTCTTCCACGCCGTCTACGACGCCCCCCGGTACCGCCCGGAGGACGACGACCTGCGCGCCCTCGTCCGAGAGATCGGCGCGGTCGTCGTCGTCGACGACCTCGAGCTCGGCGGCACCGCCCTCGACGAACTGCTGGACGCGACGCCCGAGTGCGCCTTCCTGCTCGGCGCGACCCCGGACACCCCGCTGCCCTCGGCGGACTCCGCCGTCGAGGAGGTCGTCCTCACCGGCCTCGATCGCGCGGGCGGTGTCGAGGTGATCGAGCGCGCCGTCGGCCGCGTCCTCACCGAGGAGGAGGCCAACTGGGCCGGTGACCTCTGGTTCGAGTCCGAGGGCCTGCCACTGCGGTTCGTCCAGGCCGGCGCCCTGCTCTCCCAGCGCGACCGACTGCGGGCCGGCGTCGAAGCCGTCGACGCGTTCGGCGTCTTCGAGGACGCCCGGCCGCTCGTCGCACCCGTCGACGCCGTCGCCGCGGCCGGGGCGGGCGAGGCCGAGGAGATACCCCTCCCCTCGCTCGGCGAGGCCGCGGCGCCCGCCCCGCTGCTCGCCGCCCGCCTCAGCCCCTCCGCCCGCGCCACCCTGCGCTTCGCCGTCGCTCTGGGCGGCGAGGTCCCGCACCAGGCCCACCTGCCCGCCCTGGTCGGCGACACCCACGCCGACGCGGCCCTCGGCGAACTCACCGCCTGCGGACTCGTCTCCCCGGTCGGCACCCGCTACCGGCTCGCCGCCGGCGTCCGGACCCAGCTGGAGGCCGCCGGCTACGCCGACGACATCGAGGCCCGCGCCCAGACCGCCGCCCAGCACTACGCCTGGTGGGCCGGACACCCCTCGGTCACCCCCGAGCGGGTCTGCGCGGAGGCCGACGCCGTACTCGCCGCCCTCACCATCGTCGTCCCCGCCACGACGCGACCGGTCGAGGACGAGGAAGCCACCGCCGTCCAGCTCGCCCGCACCGCCGCGCCCGCGTTCGCCGCGGGCCTGCACTGGAGGGCCTGGGAGGGCAGCCTGCACGAGGGCGCCGAGGCCGCCCGGCTCGCCGGCGAGTCCGCCGACCGCGCCTACTTCCACCACGAGCTCGGCATCCTCGCCCTCTGCACCGGCGAACTCGACCGGTCCCGCTCCGAGCTGGAGGCCTCCCTCGCCCTGCGCGGCACCATCGCCGACAAGCGCGGCACCGTCGCCGGCCGCCGCGCCCTCGCCCTGGTCGCCGACGCCTCGGGCGACGTGCCGGGCCTGGCCGTGGCGACGGCCGCCGAAGAGGTGCCCGACGCCCGCCACGAGGAGTCGGCGTCCCCGCCGCGCGGCATCCAGGCGGCGCTTCCGTCCTTCCCGCCGGAGGCGGAGACCCTCGTCTCCCGCCACGGACCCCCCGCACCGCCGGCCCGCCACAACCGGGGCGGCCTGAAGGGCCTGGCCAAGCGCAACCTCGTCGCGGCCGGCGCGGGCGCACTGCTCGTCGCCGTGCTCGGCACGGTCGTTACCCTCGGCGCGACCTCCGACAACGATGCCCACGACCCCGCCCGCCAGGGCGGCGTCAACCCCTCCGCCAGCACCGGCCTGGACGACGGCGGCCTGGACTCCGACACCCCCGGCGACGACAGCGGCAACGCCGACACGGGCGTCGCGACCAGCAGGCCGACGAACCCGGGCCCGGACGGCACGATGGGGACCTCGGACGATCCGACGCCTACGGGGGAGGCGGAGCCGTCGTCGGGGGCGAGCAGTTCGCACGGGACGGGGAGTGGGGAGTCGTCGCCTACGCCGACGAAGTCCTCGTCGTCGAGTACGTCGCCCAAGCCGAGCTCGTCCGTTTCACCGACGCCGACGACTCCCTCGACACCGCCCTCGACGCCGCCTTCGACACCCCCGAGCGGCACCCCGTCCACGCCAACCACCACCGACCCGTCCACCTCGAACTCCGCCAGCGGTCCGGCGTCCTCCAGCGCCACCGCGAGCAGCAGCGCGGGAACACCGAGCGCGGCGGACACCTCGGCCTCGCCGGAGCAGGTCATCTGAGCCCTCGGGCACACGAGAAGGGCCGGGTTCCGTACAGGAACCCGGCCCTCGTCGTCGTACCGATGCTCAGAACAACCGCAGCTTGTCGTCCTCGATGCCGCGCATCGCGTTGTAGTCCAGGACCGTGCAGCCGATGCCGCGGTCCGTGGCGAGGACGCGGGCCTGGGGCTTGATCTCCTGGGCCGCGAAGACGCCCCGCACCGGCGCCAGATGGGGATCGCGGTTCAACAGCTCCAGGTAGCGGGTGAGTTGCTCGACTCCGTCGATCTCGCCGCGTCGCTTGATCTCCACCGCGACGGTCTGGCCGTCCGCGTCCCGGCAGAGGATGTCGACCGGGCCGATGGCGGTCATGTACTCGCGGCGGATGAGGGTGTAGCCCTCGCCGAGGGTCTCGATGCGGTCGGCGAGCAGTTCCTGAAGGTGTGCTTCCACGCCGTCCTTGATCAGGCCGGGATCGACGCCGAGTTCGTGCGA
Coding sequences within it:
- a CDS encoding glycoside hydrolase family 18 chitinase; the protein is MRFRHRAAAGFATLLLPLAGLVGLASPAQAASTATATYTKASDWGTGFEGRWTVKNTGATAISSWTVEWDFPAGTSVTSAWDADVTSSATHWTAKNKSYNGSIAPGASVSFGFNGAGAGSPSNCKLNGDSCDGTTVPGDASPSAPGTPTASAVTDTSVKLTWSAATDDKGVKSYDVLRDGTKVATVTTTSYTDTGLAAGTDYSYTVQARDTADQSGPVSAAVAVHTTGGGTTPPSTGNKVKLGYFTEWGIYGRNYNVKNLVTSGSAAKITHINYAFGNVTGGQCAIGDSYADYDKAFTADQSVSGVADTWDQPLRGNFNQLRQLKAKYPNIKVLWSFGGWTWSGGFAQAAANPAAFAQSCYNLVEDPRWADVFDGIDIDWEYPNACGLSCDTSGAAAFKNLMSALRAKFGTANLVTAATTADGSTGGKIDAADYAGAAQYVNWYNVMTYDFFGAWAAQGPTAPHSPLTSYSGIPTAGFTTADAMAKFKAKGVPASKLLIGIGFYGRGWTGVTQDAPGGTATGPAAGTYEQGIEDYKVLKTSCPATGTIAGTAYAKCGGNWWSYDTPATIAGKMTWAKNQGLGGAFFWEFSGDTAGGELVSAINSGLS
- a CDS encoding response regulator transcription factor; the protein is MSSAIRVLVAEDQSAVRAGLVLILRSAPDIEVVGEAADGEQAVALARELRPDLVLMDVQMPRLDGVSATRKVVEEGLADVLVLTTFDLDAYVFGALRAGAAGFLLKNTEARDLLTAVRTVAGGEGLIAPAVTRRLIAEFAAKPVREPRADPAVLDTLTRREREVLACLGEGMSNAGIAKRLDMAEATVKTHVSRLLGKLELRSRVQAAVLAQELGI
- a CDS encoding sensor histidine kinase codes for the protein MEGMAVRELHRLPRPHRFDVYVAAGGLLGGLLLVVSRLGTRRSDDPITLFDGPWPVLVPLTVLAGCELMRRTAPRAALLTGTVAITADLATQGNVSTVLMFTDVMYAAVLYGPLASARRIQWITGLLTVAGTLVPFAVWRVPEALLIGVVVGVVAYGPAATGWIVRNHRDAAEAARLRAEQTALLAEMDRAQAVTTERARMARELHDMVANHLSAIAIHSTAALSLDDPDTSQQALSVIRENSVEGLAEMRRLIGILRDGSGDNEPAAAPTLDGLEALVDGARANGLDVSLDAEHRQVPAPVELAAYRIVQESLTNALKHACPGRVTVALAQRDGVLDVRVLSPYGHRDGPRAPGSGAGLVGMRERAALLGGTFDAGPEGSRWTVRATFPLVEGEPA
- a CDS encoding cob(I)yrinic acid a,c-diamide adenosyltransferase, yielding MVNLTRIYTRTGDQGTTALGDMSRVAKTDLRIAAYADANEANAAIGTALALGGLDEELVKVLTRVQNDLFDVGADLSTPVVDNPEFPPLRVEQFYIDRLEADCDHFNERLEKLRSFILPGGTPGAALLHQACTVVRRAERSTWAALEAHGAEGGDGSMNPLTATYLNRLSDLLFILARTANKAVGDVLWVPGGER
- a CDS encoding STAS domain-containing protein, translated to MHIRGDHVELVVGGRLDVRSAADARTVLHTAVDDGVGDLVLDLSELNSWDATGLGVIMGVHRRAGRCGRRLVLRGVPPQMQRLLVATRLHRILAIEGGIGVESLPRV
- a CDS encoding ATP-binding protein; the protein is MDPNTRGPEEYGRDGEGQAPRPRPSRDPLTPDFGQHTPALARTVRLVVGAHLLTVNPVDGSEIELCPPTERPERPAKRTPEQRAEAERAARPPAPAGAAARSAQPLLGRQDEREQLVRLLARGRSVRLTGAPGSGRTSLLDLVAEDCEDLAPDGVVRLTGLGRTTADLLHDLFHAVYDAPRYRPEDDDLRALVREIGAVVVVDDLELGGTALDELLDATPECAFLLGATPDTPLPSADSAVEEVVLTGLDRAGGVEVIERAVGRVLTEEEANWAGDLWFESEGLPLRFVQAGALLSQRDRLRAGVEAVDAFGVFEDARPLVAPVDAVAAAGAGEAEEIPLPSLGEAAAPAPLLAARLSPSARATLRFAVALGGEVPHQAHLPALVGDTHADAALGELTACGLVSPVGTRYRLAAGVRTQLEAAGYADDIEARAQTAAQHYAWWAGHPSVTPERVCAEADAVLAALTIVVPATTRPVEDEEATAVQLARTAAPAFAAGLHWRAWEGSLHEGAEAARLAGESADRAYFHHELGILALCTGELDRSRSELEASLALRGTIADKRGTVAGRRALALVADASGDVPGLAVATAAEEVPDARHEESASPPRGIQAALPSFPPEAETLVSRHGPPAPPARHNRGGLKGLAKRNLVAAGAGALLVAVLGTVVTLGATSDNDAHDPARQGGVNPSASTGLDDGGLDSDTPGDDSGNADTGVATSRPTNPGPDGTMGTSDDPTPTGEAEPSSGASSSHGTGSGESSPTPTKSSSSSTSPKPSSSVSPTPTTPSTPPSTPPSTPPSGTPSTPTTTDPSTSNSASGPASSSATASSSAGTPSAADTSASPEQVI
- the nucS gene encoding endonuclease NucS, giving the protein MRLVIARCSVDYAGRLTAHLPSAPRLILVKADGSVSIHADDRAYKPLNWMSPPCTLKEGTGDEEGVWTVVNKGGEKLIITMEEILHDSSHELGVDPGLIKDGVEAHLQELLADRIETLGEGYTLIRREYMTAIGPVDILCRDADGQTVAVEIKRRGEIDGVEQLTRYLELLNRDPHLAPVRGVFAAQEIKPQARVLATDRGIGCTVLDYNAMRGIEDDKLRLF